A window of Clostridium sp. 'White wine YQ' contains these coding sequences:
- a CDS encoding flagellar hook capping FlgD N-terminal domain-containing protein — protein MSNPLSSATVANSYTGSRATDRGTAIVKPGSDMDKNSFLKILSAELSNQDPTQNQDSTQYISQMAQFTSMEQMANLNTTMSNFASNSLTGKGVTLKELDDKGNPITGVVQAVTNQNGKTTLSIQINQNGQNVYKDYDMSDVVTVLEVPDYSLPALSSLNGNMSLLMATSFIDKKVQLSDKDSSGNYITGVVLGVTKDNGVVNIRMKNDTTGEIITVGVDKITKVDKQSQSGTTA, from the coding sequence ATGAGTAATCCACTTAGTTCAGCAACTGTGGCTAATAGCTACACCGGATCAAGAGCGACAGATAGAGGAACTGCTATAGTAAAACCAGGAAGTGATATGGATAAAAATTCATTTCTTAAGATATTATCAGCTGAGCTTTCGAATCAAGATCCAACTCAAAACCAAGATTCAACACAATATATTTCACAAATGGCTCAGTTTACTTCAATGGAACAAATGGCTAACTTAAACACTACAATGTCAAACTTTGCTTCAAACTCTTTAACCGGTAAAGGTGTAACCCTTAAAGAATTAGATGATAAAGGAAATCCGATAACAGGAGTAGTACAAGCAGTTACAAATCAAAATGGAAAAACAACATTATCCATTCAAATAAATCAAAATGGACAAAATGTATATAAAGACTATGATATGTCAGACGTTGTGACAGTTTTAGAAGTTCCAGATTATTCACTACCAGCATTGTCTAGCTTAAATGGGAATATGAGCTTACTAATGGCTACAAGTTTTATTGATAAAAAGGTTCAATTAAGTGATAAAGATAGTTCTGGAAACTATATTACAGGGGTAGTATTGGGTGTTACTAAAGATAATGGTGTTGTAAATATTAGAATGAAGAATGATACTACTGGCGAAATAATTACAGTTGGCGTTGATAAAATAACAAAGGTAGATAAACAATCTCAATCTGGAACTACAGCGTAG
- a CDS encoding TIGR02530 family flagellar biosynthesis protein: MSYRIINGHAYPIGNFPEPKEITRSSETSSTNSSFKEILKNEIKNSTLGNKEGFTLSNHAAERLSEINFTQTDYKELEKGLGKAREKGSKNTLMLYKDVAIIASVQNNTIITAVDKTRAQENVFTNIDSVVIL, from the coding sequence ATGAGTTACAGAATAATAAATGGACACGCTTATCCTATAGGAAATTTTCCGGAGCCTAAGGAAATTACAAGAAGCAGTGAGACAAGTAGTACAAATAGTAGTTTTAAAGAAATACTTAAAAATGAAATTAAGAATAGTACTTTAGGAAACAAGGAAGGTTTTACTCTCTCAAATCATGCAGCTGAGAGGTTAAGTGAAATTAATTTCACACAAACAGACTATAAGGAACTTGAGAAGGGGTTAGGAAAAGCTAGAGAAAAAGGTTCAAAAAATACCTTAATGTTATATAAAGACGTAGCTATAATCGCTTCAGTTCAAAACAATACCATAATAACAGCAGTTGATAAAACAAGAGCACAGGAAAATGTGTTTACCAATATCGATAGTGTAGTAATATTATAG